A genomic region of Mycobacterium senriense contains the following coding sequences:
- a CDS encoding enoyl-CoA hydratase/isomerase family protein, whose product MPVSQPPASYDAFPSLRCELGENGVLTLVLDSPGLNSVGPQMHRDLADIWPVIDRDPAVRAVLVRGEGKAFSSGGSFDLIDETINDYQGRIRIMREARDLVHNMINCDTPVVSAIRGPAVGAGLVVALLADISVAGRTAKLIDGHTKLGVAAGDHAAICWPLLVGMAKAKYYLLTCETLLGEEAERIGLVSTCVDDDDVLSTATRIAENLAQGAQNAIQWTKRSLNHWYRMMGPTFETSVGLEFLSFSGPDVQEGLAAHREKRQARFTR is encoded by the coding sequence ATGCCAGTGAGTCAGCCCCCAGCGAGTTACGACGCGTTTCCCAGCCTGCGCTGCGAGCTGGGGGAGAACGGGGTGCTGACGCTGGTCCTCGACTCCCCCGGCCTGAATTCGGTCGGGCCGCAGATGCACCGCGACCTCGCCGACATCTGGCCGGTGATCGACCGCGATCCCGCCGTGCGCGCCGTCCTGGTCCGCGGTGAAGGCAAGGCCTTTTCCTCCGGGGGCAGCTTCGACCTGATCGACGAGACGATCAACGACTACCAGGGCCGGATCCGCATCATGCGCGAAGCCCGCGACCTGGTGCACAACATGATCAACTGCGACACCCCCGTCGTGTCGGCCATCCGGGGGCCGGCGGTGGGCGCGGGCCTGGTGGTGGCCCTGCTCGCCGACATCTCGGTGGCGGGCCGGACCGCCAAGCTGATCGACGGGCACACCAAGCTGGGCGTGGCGGCAGGCGACCACGCCGCCATCTGCTGGCCCCTGCTGGTCGGCATGGCCAAGGCCAAGTACTACCTGCTGACCTGCGAGACGCTGCTGGGCGAGGAAGCCGAGCGGATCGGGTTGGTATCCACCTGCGTCGACGATGACGACGTGCTGTCCACCGCCACCCGCATCGCCGAGAACCTGGCGCAGGGCGCGCAGAACGCGATCCAGTGGACCAAGCGCAGCCTCAACCACTGGTATCGCATGATGGGGCCCACCTTCGAGACCTCGGTGGGCCTGGAATTCCTCAGTTTCAGCGGCCCCGACGTGCAGGAAGGCCTGGCCGCGCACCGCGAGAAGCGCCAGGCGCGTTTCACCCGCTGA
- a CDS encoding HRDC domain-containing protein, producing the protein MGEPSADGPGSSAPGDVGTEPAPTPLPHPSEGVPGISVSVHEIEAAAQRLDRGHGPFAVDAERASGFRYSNRAYLIQIRRAGSGTVLIDPVSHGADPLETLRPVAEVLGSDEWILHSADQDLPCLAEVGMRPPALYDTELAGRLAGFERVNLATMVERLLGFGLAKGHGAADWSKRPLPAEWLNYAALDVELLIELRAAIADILAEQGKTDWAAQEFDYLRDAGTKDPAAAVRRDRWRRTSGIHRVRDQRGLAAVRELWLTRDRIAERRDIAPRRILPDSAIIDAALANPTTVEELVALPVFGGRNQRRSAATWLGALEEARRTKNPPGVNEPPNGPPPAARWSRRKPEAAARLEAARSALSEVSERVHVPTENLVSPDLVRRLCWDWAPAPDPFDAVEEFLRAGQARPWQRELVDPVLARALQAPPEIAD; encoded by the coding sequence ATGGGCGAACCCTCGGCCGACGGGCCGGGCAGCAGCGCGCCCGGCGACGTAGGCACCGAACCCGCCCCCACACCGCTCCCGCACCCCTCCGAGGGCGTGCCGGGCATCTCGGTGAGCGTGCACGAGATCGAGGCGGCCGCGCAGCGACTGGACCGCGGGCACGGGCCGTTCGCGGTGGACGCCGAGCGGGCGTCGGGTTTCCGCTACTCCAACCGGGCCTACCTGATCCAGATCCGGCGGGCCGGTTCCGGCACCGTTTTGATCGATCCGGTGAGCCACGGCGCCGACCCGCTCGAAACCTTGCGGCCGGTGGCCGAGGTGCTGGGCAGCGACGAGTGGATCCTGCACTCCGCCGATCAGGACCTGCCGTGCCTGGCCGAAGTGGGCATGCGGCCGCCGGCGCTGTATGACACCGAACTCGCCGGGCGGCTGGCCGGGTTCGAACGCGTGAACCTGGCGACCATGGTCGAGCGGCTGCTGGGTTTCGGGCTGGCCAAGGGGCACGGCGCGGCCGACTGGTCCAAGCGACCCCTGCCCGCCGAGTGGCTCAACTACGCCGCGCTGGATGTGGAACTGCTCATCGAGCTGCGCGCCGCGATCGCCGACATCCTGGCCGAGCAGGGTAAAACCGATTGGGCCGCACAGGAATTCGACTATCTGCGCGACGCGGGTACGAAAGATCCGGCTGCCGCCGTGCGGCGGGACCGGTGGCGGCGAACGTCGGGAATACATCGGGTGCGCGATCAGCGCGGCCTGGCCGCGGTCCGCGAACTGTGGCTGACGCGCGACCGGATCGCGGAGCGCCGCGACATCGCCCCGCGCCGCATCCTGCCCGACTCGGCCATCATCGATGCCGCCCTGGCCAACCCGACGACCGTCGAGGAGCTTGTCGCGTTGCCGGTGTTCGGTGGGCGCAATCAGCGGCGCAGCGCCGCGACGTGGTTGGGGGCGCTGGAGGAGGCCCGGCGGACCAAGAATCCACCCGGTGTCAACGAGCCGCCGAACGGTCCGCCGCCGGCGGCGCGGTGGAGCAGACGCAAACCGGAGGCCGCCGCCCGGCTGGAGGCCGCGCGCTCGGCGCTGTCCGAGGTCTCCGAGCGGGTCCACGTCCCCACCGAGAACCTGGTGTCGCCGGACCTGGTGCGACGGCTGTGCTGGGACTGGGCGCCCGCGCCCGATCCGTTCGACGCCGTCGAGGAGTTCCTGCGCGCCGGGCAGGCGCGGCCGTGGCAGCGGGAATTGGTGGATCCGGTTTTGGCCCGCGCGTTGCAGGCCCCGCCGGAGATCGCCGACTAG